A stretch of DNA from Deltaproteobacteria bacterium:
CGAGGGCGATCAGACAGACGGTTATCCATTTTTGATAGGTTCCTGTCCGATCGACAAGTGGTGCCCAAAAAACCTTGATCGCCCAGGGGAGTGTCAGAAAAAACATAAAGCCGATTTCACGCAAGGAAACGCCATGCTGCCTGAAGTAGACGGGGAGTATGTCATAAACAACCCCCAAAGGGAGACCCTCGGCAAAGTAGAGGATTGAGATCCAGATCAGTTTCTTTTTGAGAGAGAGAGAGTGATTCATGGTTGATCGTTATCTAAAGAAGATCAGTGTTACGGCAAAGAAGATTGGGAGTAGGATGATGGCAGCATACCCCATATAGCCAAAAAAGGAGGGGGTTTTAAAACCAGCATGGTCGGCAATCGCCTTGACCATGAAGTTGGGACCGTTGCCAATATAGGAACTGGCCCCCATGAAAACGGCCCCCGTGCTGATGGCGGCAAGGATCTTTTCCGGAACTCCAACGACCTCACCAGCCAGGCCAAGCCCTTGGGCGAGTGAAAGCAAGGTGACGTAAGTGGGGGCATTATCCAAAAACGAGGAGAGGGAGCCGGTGAGCCAGAAAAACTGCCACGGCTTGGTAATGCCAAAGGAAGGGCCATGGGCCTTAAGAAGCATCAGGGCAGGGACCATCGTGACAAAAATTCCGGCAAATAAAACAGCAATCTCAATGATCGGTCCCCAGGAAAAATGGTTTTGATGCCGTGCGGTTTTCGAACCAAGAAAATAAGAAAAAAGGGTCATTAATAACATCATTACTTCGCGGTGAGGTGAGGAGAGGAAAACGCCGTAGATAACTCCTCCCAAAAAAAGGAGATTTTTCCAGCCGTGGATCTGGATCGCGACCACATGGGTTCGGTCTTTTTGTAAAGCCTTCTTTGTC
This window harbors:
- a CDS encoding sodium:proton antiporter, giving the protein MIPLWTALPFTLLLLSIAILPMTVGHFWESHRNKGIVALGLSVPIIAWLIGHNPHELAHTLHEYFSFVVLLGALFTISGGIFLSGDLQATPRVNSLFLAVGAILASLIGTTGASMVLIRPFLRTNSEREKTSHLPVFFIFVVSNCGGLLTPLGDPPLFLGYLRGVPFTWTLKLFPAWALVNALIILIFYAWDQKAYSKETKKALQKDRTHVVAIQIHGWKNLLFLGGVIYGVFLSSPHREVMMLLMTLFSYFLGSKTARHQNHFSWGPIIEIAVLFAGIFVTMVPALMLLKAHGPSFGITKPWQFFWLTGSLSSFLDNAPTYVTLLSLAQGLGLAGEVVGVPEKILAAISTGAVFMGASSYIGNGPNFMVKAIADHAGFKTPSFFGYMGYAAIILLPIFFAVTLIFFR